Proteins from one Microbacterium sp. Root553 genomic window:
- a CDS encoding MFS transporter, with protein sequence MSASKSDLQRSVVRKTTRRIVPLILFMYFVCNLDRVNISYAALEMNDDIGLTDAAYGFGAGIFFIAYVTFQVPANVLLTKVGPRRWMGGLMVVWGVIALLMSTLQSPTQFFVLRFLLGVAEAGFFPALIFYIAAWFPTTHRGRIMAIAIAAAPLAVNDRVPDFVWAVGAANAARPPS encoded by the coding sequence ATGAGCGCCAGCAAGAGTGACCTGCAACGATCCGTCGTTCGCAAGACCACGAGAAGAATCGTTCCCCTGATTCTCTTCATGTATTTCGTGTGCAACCTCGACCGCGTCAATATCAGTTACGCGGCCCTCGAGATGAACGATGACATTGGCCTCACCGACGCCGCGTACGGCTTCGGGGCCGGCATCTTCTTCATCGCCTACGTCACGTTCCAAGTGCCAGCGAACGTGCTGCTCACCAAGGTCGGTCCTCGACGTTGGATGGGCGGATTGATGGTTGTCTGGGGCGTCATCGCTCTGCTGATGTCCACGCTTCAGTCGCCCACGCAGTTCTTCGTGCTCCGGTTCCTCTTGGGCGTCGCCGAGGCCGGGTTCTTCCCCGCCTTGATCTTCTACATCGCCGCCTGGTTTCCCACGACTCATCGCGGGCGCATCATGGCGATCGCCATCGCGGCAGCGCCGCTTGCCGTGAACGACCGGGTTCCCGACTTCGTGTGGGCGGTCGGGGCGGCGAACGCCGCGCGGCCTCCGTCCTGA
- the ilvD gene encoding dihydroxy-acid dehydratase produces the protein MTTTLRSAERYQGPDRAFARAWWYGTGRTFDEIDRPLIAVVNAWNEIADENVHLDRVSRRVKDGIISAGGTPMEFNVIHATDVLSEASAGMRYVLPARETIADSVEIMIEAHAFDAMVIIAGGDKVTPGMIMGALRVDLPTVYVYTGTTEVGRYEGEAVSWETVFEAIGRFHDGQITEAQLEELTLAQMPSSGGGASAYTGNTMALCAEVMGLGLPGVGSVVAGSAEQLRLAFDSGVRVMQALAEGTRIGDIVTPQAVRNAARVALAVCGSTNISLHLPAIAHEAGFEFSWEQFDRLALETPTLVKLRPSGEVSLPEFHRAGGVQSVLHALAGQLEPTPVRISQPTGMPAVDADVIRSVDSAHSATGGLRVLRGSLAPEGAIVKIGGVPEALLSHEGPARVFEDEETAITAIHGGSIQPGDVVVIRNEGPRGGPGFREMLGATAAIVGMGLAETVALVTDGRFSGASHGAAIGYACPEAAAGGPIGRVRDGDIIVLDLHNGILDVRVDADELAARPAAEPLWKPTGGVLARYARTVSGASKGAVLN, from the coding sequence CCTGGAACGAGATCGCCGACGAGAACGTGCATCTTGACCGCGTCTCGCGACGTGTGAAGGACGGCATCATCTCTGCCGGCGGTACGCCGATGGAGTTCAACGTCATCCATGCGACAGACGTTCTCAGCGAGGCGAGCGCCGGCATGCGTTACGTGCTGCCCGCACGCGAGACCATCGCCGATTCGGTGGAGATCATGATCGAAGCGCATGCTTTCGACGCCATGGTCATCATCGCGGGCGGCGACAAGGTCACCCCGGGGATGATCATGGGTGCGCTGCGCGTCGACCTCCCGACGGTGTACGTCTACACCGGAACGACCGAGGTCGGTCGGTACGAGGGCGAGGCTGTCTCCTGGGAGACGGTGTTCGAGGCGATCGGTCGCTTCCACGATGGGCAGATCACCGAGGCGCAGCTCGAGGAGCTGACACTGGCGCAGATGCCATCGAGCGGCGGTGGAGCGAGTGCCTACACCGGCAACACGATGGCGCTGTGCGCAGAGGTGATGGGGCTCGGACTCCCCGGTGTCGGATCGGTCGTGGCAGGCTCCGCGGAGCAGCTGCGTCTCGCGTTCGATTCCGGTGTCCGTGTGATGCAAGCACTCGCGGAGGGCACGCGGATCGGCGACATCGTGACGCCGCAGGCTGTGCGAAACGCCGCCAGGGTCGCGCTCGCCGTCTGCGGGTCCACGAACATCTCGTTGCACCTTCCCGCCATCGCCCATGAGGCCGGATTCGAGTTCAGCTGGGAACAGTTCGACCGCCTCGCGCTCGAGACGCCGACGCTCGTGAAGCTTCGCCCGTCGGGTGAGGTGTCGCTGCCGGAATTCCATCGAGCCGGGGGCGTCCAGTCGGTATTGCACGCCCTGGCAGGCCAGCTCGAACCGACCCCGGTTCGCATCTCGCAGCCCACGGGGATGCCTGCCGTCGACGCCGACGTGATCCGGTCCGTCGACTCTGCCCATTCGGCGACCGGCGGCCTGCGGGTCCTCCGCGGATCCCTGGCGCCCGAGGGGGCGATCGTCAAGATCGGGGGAGTGCCGGAAGCTCTCCTGTCCCATGAAGGACCTGCGCGCGTCTTCGAAGACGAGGAGACGGCGATCACCGCTATCCACGGCGGATCGATTCAGCCGGGCGACGTCGTCGTCATTCGTAACGAAGGTCCGCGAGGTGGTCCGGGGTTCCGAGAGATGCTCGGCGCGACCGCTGCCATCGTGGGAATGGGACTGGCTGAGACAGTGGCCCTCGTCACCGATGGTCGCTTCTCGGGCGCTTCTCATGGCGCTGCGATCGGCTATGCCTGCCCCGAGGCGGCCGCCGGCGGCCCGATCGGTCGCGTTCGGGATGGGGACATCATCGTGCTCGACCTGCACAACGGCATACTCGACGTTCGAGTCGACGCTGACGAGCTCGCAGCACGCCCGGCAGCGGAACCGCTCTGGAAGCCCACCGGCGGCGTGCTGGCCCGGTACGCACGCACCGTATCCGGCGCCTCGAAGGGTGCCGTCCTCAACTAG
- a CDS encoding response regulator has translation MSKFVSMEPIRVMVVDDDALVRRALSLFFATVADVVVVATAKDGVEAVDLAMMHRPDVIIMDVHMPNMDGVIATERILAEHPQVRILAVTALGSYDAVLPMLRAGASGYLLKDSEPEDVIAGVRQVHAGMTIVSPAVTKRLIGAVLSNASEPIARFSPGMELTGRELAIVKELAHGRSNPEIGARLNVSEGTVKACLSTVMRKWNARDRLQVLIFAVRAGLIDV, from the coding sequence ATGAGTAAGTTTGTCAGCATGGAGCCGATCCGGGTCATGGTCGTCGATGACGACGCTCTCGTTCGCCGTGCTCTGAGTCTCTTCTTCGCCACCGTGGCCGACGTCGTGGTCGTCGCCACGGCGAAGGACGGGGTGGAAGCCGTCGACCTGGCGATGATGCACCGTCCGGACGTCATCATCATGGACGTTCACATGCCGAACATGGACGGGGTGATCGCGACCGAGCGGATCCTCGCCGAGCACCCGCAGGTGCGCATCCTCGCGGTCACCGCACTCGGCTCCTACGACGCCGTTCTGCCGATGCTTCGTGCCGGAGCGTCGGGGTACCTGCTGAAGGATTCCGAGCCGGAGGACGTCATCGCGGGGGTCAGACAGGTACACGCGGGCATGACGATCGTGTCGCCCGCCGTGACGAAGCGTCTGATCGGCGCGGTGCTCTCCAACGCGTCCGAGCCCATCGCCCGGTTCTCCCCGGGGATGGAGCTCACCGGACGCGAACTGGCGATCGTGAAAGAGCTGGCGCATGGCCGATCGAACCCTGAGATCGGTGCCAGGCTGAACGTCTCGGAGGGCACCGTCAAGGCGTGCCTCAGCACCGTCATGCGCAAGTGGAACGCACGCGACCGGCTGCAGGTTCTGATCTTCGCGGTGCGGGCCGGTCTCATCGACGTCTGA
- a CDS encoding sensor histidine kinase, with protein sequence MLLVAAVVGCIATLVSAASSGFPPTAALQFGVTAAFALFAVNPIAAAAAIAAAMCLSFPLDIERPMLLAVIVAVGFVSRIGSRTLLLAYGGFVVVAIAGIVWMDGSSIPAMSVLLYVVFAVIAGSLGLLMRAGATREQRLAVQLIAEERRSTDIVRDERARIAADLHDVIARDLVVIVMHARALDQLDRPALTQAQAEILSAAKSALSDIRVIVAAVDPVPLTSGVDAPALAEEIAQAHHLLDAPGRTLRVGGAIPELPKHIDGALGRILREAALNASKHGAPGETTLEVQSRDGEVRLELRNPIHPEGTDVPFALGGHGITRMREHAQMLGGDVETSCDHDVWTTSARLPL encoded by the coding sequence GTGCTCCTCGTCGCAGCAGTCGTCGGGTGCATCGCCACTCTTGTCTCCGCCGCGAGTTCAGGGTTCCCGCCGACGGCAGCGCTGCAGTTCGGGGTCACGGCGGCCTTCGCCCTGTTCGCTGTCAACCCGATCGCTGCTGCCGCGGCGATCGCTGCAGCCATGTGCCTCTCCTTCCCCCTCGACATCGAGAGGCCGATGCTGCTGGCGGTGATCGTCGCCGTCGGATTCGTCTCCCGCATCGGATCGCGCACGCTTCTCCTCGCTTACGGGGGTTTCGTCGTCGTCGCCATCGCAGGGATCGTCTGGATGGACGGCAGCTCGATCCCGGCGATGAGCGTGCTGCTGTACGTGGTCTTCGCGGTGATCGCGGGGTCCCTCGGTCTCCTGATGCGTGCGGGAGCCACGCGCGAGCAGCGCCTGGCGGTTCAGCTCATCGCCGAGGAGCGGAGATCCACAGACATCGTCAGGGACGAGCGCGCGCGGATCGCCGCTGACCTGCACGATGTGATCGCGCGCGATCTGGTCGTGATCGTCATGCACGCCAGGGCCCTCGATCAGCTCGACCGGCCCGCACTGACGCAGGCCCAGGCCGAGATACTGAGCGCGGCCAAGAGCGCGCTGTCCGACATCCGAGTGATCGTCGCGGCGGTCGACCCCGTTCCGCTGACATCCGGAGTGGACGCACCGGCGCTGGCCGAGGAGATCGCCCAGGCGCACCATCTCCTCGATGCCCCGGGACGCACGCTCCGAGTCGGAGGTGCGATCCCGGAACTTCCCAAGCACATCGACGGGGCCCTCGGTCGGATCCTCCGCGAGGCCGCGCTGAACGCCTCGAAGCATGGAGCACCCGGCGAGACGACGCTGGAGGTGCAGTCCCGCGACGGCGAGGTGCGCCTCGAGCTGCGCAACCCGATTCACCCCGAGGGCACGGACGTCCCCTTCGCGCTCGGAGGGCACGGGATCACACGCATGCGAGAGCACGCGCAGATGCTCGGCGGCGACGTCGAGACATCGTGTGATCACGACGTGTGGACGACGAGCGCACGACTCCCGCTCTGA